In Lepisosteus oculatus isolate fLepOcu1 chromosome 17, fLepOcu1.hap2, whole genome shotgun sequence, a genomic segment contains:
- the yipf4 gene encoding protein YIPF4, with protein sequence MHQQAQHFSPTNGDFTFVSSTDAEELSGSIDAPEVKLNLGGESPKDAYATAFLRQRGYGWLLEVDEEDPEDTKPLLEELDIDLKDIYYKIRCVLMPMPSLGFNRQVVRDNPDFWGPLAVVLLFSMISLYGQFRVVSWIITIWIFGSLTIFLLARVLGGEVSYGQVVGVIGYSLLPLIVIAPLLLVVGAFEVVSTLIKLFGVFWAAYSAASLLVGDEFKTKKPLLIYPIFLLYIYFLSLYTGV encoded by the exons ATGCATCAGCAGGCGCAGCATTTCTCTCCAACCAACGGAGATTTTACCTTCGTTTCCTCGACTGACGCCGAAG AGCTCAGCGGCTCCATCGACGCTCCAGAGGTGAAGCTGAACCTTGGCGGCGAGTCTCCGAAAGACGCTTATGCCACGGCGTTCCTGCGGCAGCGCGGCTATGGCTGGCTGCTGGAGGTGGACGAGGAGGACCCAGAGGACACGAAGCCCCTCCT AGAGGAGCTCGATATCGACCTGAAGGATATCTACTACAAGATCCGCTGTGTGCTGATGCCCATGCCGTCCCTGGGCTTTAATCGGCAGGTGGTGAGGGATAACCCCGATTTCTGGGGGCCCTTGGCTGTAGTTCTCCTCTTTTCCATGATCTCGCTGTACGGCCAGTTCAGG GTGGTGTCCTGGATTATTACTATATGGATATTTGGATCTCTGACAATCTTTCTTCTGGCAAGAGTTCTTGGTGGTGAA GTGTCTTATGGCCAGGTTGTTGGAGTCATTGGCTATTCCTTACTGCCGCTCATTGTCATAGCGCCGCTGCTCTTGGTGGTTGGGGCCTTTGAAGTGGTGTCTACACTGATAAAG CTCTTTGGAGTATTCTGGGCTGCGTACAGTGCTGCTTCCTTGCTAGTAGGGGATGAATTCAAGACAAAGAAGCCACTTCTTATATACCCAATTTTCCTTCTGTATATCTACTTCCTATCCTTGTATACTGGTGTCTGA
- the exo1 gene encoding exonuclease 1, translated as MGISGLLQFIKEASEPVNVKKYKGQTAAVDTYCWLHKGAFSCAEKLAKGEPTDQYVTYCMKLVDMLLTHGIKPILVFDGRNLPSKKDVEKARRERREANLRQGRQLLREGKVSEARDCFTRCVDITPAMAHDVIKAARGRGVDCVVAPYEADAQLAYLNKRGIAQVVITEDSDLLAFGCTKVLLKMDRFGNGLEIAQSCLGKCKSLGDVFTEEKFRYMCILSGCDYLASIHGIGLGKACKLLKMANNPDITKVIKKMGQYLNMSVTVSDEYIEGFIKANNTFLYQLVFDPLSRRLVPLNPYPEEINPQSLSYAGPNMGDQAALQIALGNVDVNSMKKIDDYNPDITQPVKPRSRSWTDARVQQAPCELSIWSREYNPAGNTRLLSQPSEPQSPETLSTRGKEKVISTQPLKLPTRQVQVKRPRAESSMSEEVLLGQYSCSDTKKPRREAGTPPAGSSMGAGERASGPASQHRARNRFATVLQRRNQEEGPAEEQGLCSRFFCTTSSSVEPEAKQESPVKSHEPVPEVLYVSGQHSETSDVLTSTDTEFQGKGSSRAAGETTPLGCQSPCTSSRGSGVFGWSGSLGEKPKNLTSGGLVALQQFQRMKESFSWSAPRRKPSALSGSLPDKENRPGLENGEPRDSGESGYFSQPSRTSRGESTLPDKENRPGSEEREPTDSQESGYFSQSSRPFRNEKENTLLEKENRSGPEEREPTDMQESGYFSQSSRPFRNEKENTLPEKENRSGPEDREPRDLQESAYFSQTSRTSRRESITSQTRLRDNQDSETGSQESDSSEGVNRSPVKDKNTCTLIKAKVSGLSRAGAGGRGAAGKLRARAPARASGLRKRGSTNDENRPGLQATISDMWKNFGFRAEKDRRRPCRKGEPMSPVKDNVQSPAPESGQDIYGTPALPSV; from the exons ATGGGGATTTCTGGCCTGCTGCAGTTCATCAAGGAGGCCTCCGAGCCCGTCAATGTGAAGAAGTACAAGGGGCAGACTGCTGCCGTGGACACGTACTGCTGGCTCCACAAAGGAGCCTTTTCCTGTGCAGAGAAGTTAGCGAAGGGGGAGCCCACCGACCA ATATGTGACGTACTGCATGAAACTTGTCGATATGCTCCTCACCCACGGCATCAAGCCCATCCTGGTTTTCGACGGACGCAACCTGCCTTCTAAAAAAGATGTGGAGAAGGCGCGCCGTGA GCGCCGGGAAGCGAACCTCCGGCAGGGCAGGCAGCTGCTGCGCGAGGGGAAGGTGTCGGAGGCGCGAGACTGCTTCACCCGCTGCGTCGACATCACGCCCGCCATGGCGCATGACGTCATCAAG GCGGCCAGGGGGAGAGGCGTGGACTGCGTGGTGGCGCCCTACGAGGCCGACGCCCAGCTGGCCTATTTAAACAAGAGGGGGATTGCACAGGTGGTCATCACGGAGGACTCCGATCTGCTGGCTTTCGGCTGCACCAAG gTGCTTCTGAAAATGGACCGGTTTGGCAATGGCCTGGAGATAGCCCAGTCCTGCCTGGGGAAGTGCAAGTCCCTGGGGGACGTCTTCACAGAGGAGAAGTTCCGCTACATGTGCATCCTGTCTGGCTGCGACTACCTGGCCTCTATCCACGGGATCGGCCTGGGCAAAGCCTGCAAGCTGCTCAAGATGGCAAACAACCCCGACATCACCAAG GTGATTAAGAAGATGGGTCAGTACCTGAACATGAGCGTGACTGTCTCTGACGAGTATATCGAGGGATTCATCAAGGCAAACAACACCTTCCTCTATCAGCTGGTCTTCGACCCCCTCAGCAGGAGACTCGTTCCCCTGAACCCCTACCCAGAGGAGATTAATCCCCAGTCTCTCAGCTACGCGGGGCC TAACATGGGGGACCAGGCTGCCTTGCAGATCGCTCTTGGAAATGTGGATGTCAACAGCATGAAGAAGATTGACGATTATAATCCTGACATCACGCAG CCTGTGAAGCCCAGGAGCCGTAGCTGGACTGACGCCCGGGTGCAGCAAGCCCCTTGTGAGCTCAGTATCTGGAGCAGGGAGTACAACCCAGCTGGGAATACGCGTCTGTTGTCCCAGCCCAGCGAGCCTCAATCTCCAGAGACGCTCTCCACCAGAGGAAAGGAGAAGGTCATCAGCACACAGCCCCTGAAGCTTCCTACCAGGCAGGTGCAGGTCAAGAGGCCGAGAGCAG AATCGAGTATGTCGGAAGAAGTCCTGCTTGGGCAGTACTCATGCTCTGACACCAAGAAGCCCAGGAGAGAAGCAGGCACGCCCCCAGCCGGCAGCAGCATGGGTGCAGGAGAGAGGGCCTCGGGCCCCGCCAGTCAGCACAGGGCTCGCAACAGGTTCGCCACCGTGCTCCAGAGGAGGAACCAGGAGGAGGGACCAGCGGAGGAGCAAGGGTTATGCAGCAG GTTTTTTTGCACCACGAGCTCCAGCGTGGAGCCTGAGGCCAAGCAGGAAAGCCCAGTCAAGTCCCATGAACCTGTCCCCGAGGTGCTGTATGTTTCTGGCCAGCACAGCGAGACATCGGATGTGCTGACAAGTACAGATACCGAGTTCCAAGGGAAGGGAAGTTCCAGGGCAGCAGGAGAAACTACCCCCCTGGGCTGTCAGTCCCCCTGTACGTCCAGCAGGGGGTCTGGGGTTTTTGGCTGGTCTGGAAGCCTTGGGGAAAAACCCAAGAATCTCACCTCGGGGGGTCTCGTAGCATTGCAGCAATTTCAGCGGATGAAGGAGAGTTTCTCCTGGAGCGCTCCTCGCCGGAAGCCCTCTGCTCTTTCTGGCTCTCTCCCTGACAAGGAGAACAGGCCTGGCTTGGAGAATGGGGAGCCCAGAGACTCAGGGGAAAGTGGATACTTCTCTCAGCCCAGCAGGACTTCCAGGGGAGAGAGCACTCTGCCTGACAAAGAGAACAGGCCTGGCTCAGAGGAAAGGGAGCCCACAGACTCGCAGGAAAGTGGTTACTTCTCTCAGTCCAGCAGACCCTTCAGgaatgagaaagaaaacactctCCTTGAGAAAGAGAACAGGTCTGGCCCAGAGGAAAGGGAGCCCACAGACATGCAGGAAAGTGGTTACTTCTCTCAGTCCAGCAGACCCTTCAGgaatgagaaagaaaacactctCCCTGAGAAAGAGAACAGGTCTGGCCCAGAGGACAGGGAGCCCAGAGACTTGCAGGAAAGTGCCTATTTCTCTCAGACCAGCAGGACCTCCAGGAGAGAGAGCATCACCTCCCAGACTCGCCTCAGGGACAACCAAGACTCG gaaACTGGTAGCCAGGAGTCTGATTCCAGTGAAGGTGTCAACCGTTCCCCTGTGAAGGATAAAAATACTTGTACTTTGATCAAAGCAAAG GTGTCCGGGCTGTCCCGAGCCGGTGCTGGGGGCCGGGGGGCTGCCGGGAAGCTCCGGGCCCGAGCTCCTGCCAGGGCCAGCGGGCTCAGGAAGAGAGGCAGCACCAACGATGAGAACAGGCCGGGCCTGCAGGCCACCATCAGCGACATGTGGAAGAACTTCGGCTTCAGAGC AGAGAAGGACCGCAGGCGTCCCTGCAGGAAAGGGGAGCCCATGTCTCCGGTGAAGGACAACGTTCAGTCCCCCGCGCCAGAATCGGGCCAGGACATCTACGGTACCCCTGCACTGCCGTCAGTTTAG